DNA from Choristoneura fumiferana chromosome 6, NRCan_CFum_1, whole genome shotgun sequence:
CCATCCTGGATTCGGCCTCTCAAGCTTCACTAGTCACAAGTAAGGTAGTAGACATTCTAGGGTTGACACCTGTGAGGAATGACACAAATATAATTGGGATAGCGAATTCCAATAACAGTACTAAGTACTCTATCCCTCTTGAGGTACACTCAATGTCATCTCCATTCAAAATCAACATCAATTGCCATGTAGTTGATGAAATAACTTGTCGTATGCCGCAAACAAAAATTGATTCATCATCAATCATTATACCACCAGGCATCCAATTAGCAGACGAAGACTTTAATATCCCATCCGAGATCAATATGCTTATGGGAGCTGATGTGTTTTTCCAGGTGCTTCTGCCGAGTCATCAACCACCTGCGGCTGCCACCAAGGTCTCCACTGGAGCGCAGCGCAGCAGGCAGCAGAGCCAATCCATGCCTGAGCCATCGAGCCAGCACAACACACACCTGGTCAACACACGCTTCGGGTACATAGTTGGAGGGGGCCTGCAATCTGCAGCATGTGATAAAGTTAGTCTACATTGCCAGGTATGCCATGATACTAACGCCGATATTAACAGCACGCTAAAGTCGTTTTGGAAAACAGAGGATGTCCCTGAAGTGTTCAAAGAAACAAAATCAGAGTTTGAACTCTGCGAACAAACATTTCAGGACACagttaagttaaataataataaattccaaGTAGACTTACCCTTAAAGCTGCCACTAACTGAAGTGAAACAGGCATTAGGAAATTCCTTTGATCTGGCACTGTATCGATTTTTAaatctggaaaaaaaaactgcataaaaatataaacatgctTACTGAATACAAAAATTCATTCATGAGTATGTCGATTTGGGCCACGCCCACTTTGTAAATTTCGAGTCATATAATTTTGACAAGCAACCGATTTATTTTTTACCACATCACGCAGTCGTTAACGAAAATAGTACAACAACACGTACTCGCGTTGTGTTCGACGGTTcgctaaaaacaaacaaaaagattcCCTTAacgacatattattaaatggacCTATGGTTCAAAGGGATCTCTTCGATATCATCTTACTGTACAGATTTGGCGATCATACATTTAATACTGACATACAAAAAATGTTCAGAAATATATTAGTTAACCCAGAGCAAACTCCTCTGCAAAACATCCTATGGCGTGATAACCCTAACGATAAGCTGCAATGCATCTGCTTGGACACTGTAACATATGGTTTGAAAAGCTCAACTTATCTAGCTACAAGGTGTTTGCATGAGCTGGCAATTCAGCACGAAAACGACTTACCACTGGCATCTTTTTTGCTCAAAAACTGCACTTACGTTGATGATGTGTTATATTCGCACTCTGACTTACGCACTCTGCTTACCGCTAAAGCGCAATTGCAACAATTACTTAAGTTGGGAGGCTTCACCATGCATAAATGGTCTTCAAATAATGCCGAAGTACTTGCTGATATTCCTCCAACCCAATGTCAATTCAatcaaatagacttacaaaaaGAAAATGTCAATTTAAAAGCTCTAGGTTTGACAATAGATACTAAAAAAGATTGCTTTAAAATAGATTCgcctaaacaaataaaatccGTACCTATAACAAAAAGAGAGATCCTCAGTCACATTTCCAAATTTTATGACCCCATGGGCTTTGTCAGTCCAGTCATAGTGAAAGCTAAAGTAATTATGCAGAAACTGTGGCTCGAGAAGATTGACTGGGATGCTTGTCCCCCTGAGGAAATCACAAGTGAGTGGTTGCACTTTGCTTCTAGCTTGGACAATATGCAAACAATTAATCTAAGCAGGAATATCCCAGTTCCTGACGACACTGAAGCTGTCCAGCTGATCGGGTTCGCCGACGCCTCCAGTAGCACAGGCTACGGGTGCTGTATCTACCTCCGTGTGGTCGAATTAACAGGTAATGCGAAATTATTCTTACTCTGTTCGAAATCAAGGATAAACCCACGCAAAGATAAATTATCAGTACCCAGATTGGAGCTCAATGCGGCACTGCTGCTAGCAAACCTGATGACAAAAGTGTATAACACACTAAAGATTAAAATCAAAGTCGACGATGTATATTTATACTCTGACTCACAGATTGTATTGGCATGGATTAAGAccgaattatttaaattacaagcCTATGTATCGAACAGGGTAAGAGTAATTCAGGAGTTGTGCGAGAGATGGCGCTGGCTGTATGTAAATACACATGAAAATCCAGCTGACTACATCAGCCGAGGGATGGACCCTCAAGAGCTTGCAGCGAGCGCCACCTGGTGGAATGGGCCAGCCTTCTTGCAAAACAGGGAGTACCAATGTGATAATACCATTGTTCTGCCTGAAAACTTACCTGAATTAAAACTTAGCTCAGCAATCTCCAACGACGTAGTGCTCGTAACTCAAAAAGAAAATGATATCTTTACATTTTTAGACAATTACTCGGATCTTAATAAAATGAAACGGGTACTAGCATACGTTTTAAGGTTTTGCAACAATATTAACCgaaaaaatgcgaaaattaGCTGCAGTTATCTGCAAAGTTCTGAATTGGAACAGTCAATTATGTTCATTGTCAAACGcgaacaaaaaatacattttaaagaagagttaaaatgtttaattaacaatgaaaatgtaaaaGGCTCTTTAAAACCATTGTATCCATATCTTGATAAAACCGGTTTGATTAGAGTAACTGGGCGATTAGGAAACGCAAGTATACCTTTTTCTCAAAAACACCCTGTTATTTTACCCAAAGAGTCCCGAATTACAGATTTAATAATACATCATGAACACAAACGTTTGTTACATGCTCATCCAAAACTGCTGCTATCCAGTTTAAATAATAGGTTTTGGATTATAGATGGTATAAGACGAGTTAAGAAGATTGTTGAcaaatgtttagtttgttttagaCTAAAGGCTGAGACTGCTAAACAGCTCATGGGTTCCTTGCCACCTCAAAGAGTCACTGCCTGTCGACCGTTTCAGAAAGTAGGTATAGACTACGCCGGACCAATACCGGTTAAAAATTCTCGCGTCAGACGCTCAGTTGAAACCAAAGGTTACATATGTGTAATTGTATGCTTTGTCACAAAGGCAACGCATCTAGAGCTAGCCTCAGATTTAACCACTGAAGCTTTCATAGCCTGCTTAAAGCGATTTATAGCTAGAAGAGGCTTACCTACTGATATATTTTGTGACAACGCAGGCTGCTTTAAGGGGGCAAAAAACGAACTcgataaattgtatttattgcaCTCATCTCAAACTCACCAAACACAGGTGCAACATTCCATGTCCAATCAGGGCATCAATTTTCATTTCGTGCCAAGTTATTCGCCTGTGTTTGCGGGCCTAGCCGAGGCTTGTGTAaaaagtaccaaatttcatttaaagcgaattattcaaaattatgtattaacTTATGAACAATTGAATACTATATTGACTCAGATAGAAGCCGTACTAAATTCGAGACCGCTCATGCCAGTCACAGCTTCAGATACAAACGATTTTAGTTACATCACCCCAGGCCACTTCTTGATAGGCACGGCTTTGACCTGTTTACCTGAGGAAAATAGTTGTGATATACCTACTAACCGCTTAAAATTTTGGCAAATTTGTAATGCTGTAAAACAACACTTCTGGAAAGTGTGgcataatcaatatttaaatattttacaatgccGCCCCAAGTGGCGCGATAACCTTCCAAATGTAAAAGAAGGAATGTTAGTGCTTCTCAGAGAACCTAACTTGCCCCCAATGTCATGGCCCCTGGCTAGAATAATCAAGGTGTTCCCAGGCACCGATGACAAGGTGCGTGTTGTAGAGCTTGTAGCGCCTAacagacaaatatacaaacgCTCATTGTCTGGAATTTGTATTCTACCAGTTGAACTTTAATTTCCACTTCATAGGAGTGCATGTTACACAAAATAATAAGTTGTAACTTTTTAATAGCCTCAATTGGTTTAGGTATTATTATAGCATGTACTAGGTAATTAGATATAACTGTCTTAATTGTATCTAGGCTACTTAGTTATAGGAACCACAAAGGTTCAAAAAGAATACTATGTTCCtcattgttataaataaaatttaattttagtttatagTCAATTAAAGTGAATGACTAATTTGTGTTAGTTTGGTTTAACATACAAAGAtagtatgtaaatttaaaaaactttaagtATAAGGGTTTGTTTAGAAGAAATTTTAATTctttgttgatttattttttaacatacagACAGTATGTAAACTTACTTTCTATATAAAAAAGGCTTTGTTTTAAAGTTTTACAGCTAGTTTTGCTTATATACATgttgtaaaaataatgacaaatgtAAGTCAAGATGttggttttttaaatataatggcCCCTAAGTTGGCAGATAATTTCTTGTGCCCCCCCAGCATGTTGGCAACACCAAGCAAATATAGGAAAGTTGTTCTTTTACCCATTCATTCATTTCCGCATCCACGGTGTAAAGTCATTCactcactctctctctctccgtTCATCTATGGAAACGTGTAATTGTTGTGCTATCAAAGaaataaatctattttattagaatcagtgattttattacataattagGGAAACAAGAAGACGCAGCTCCAACACTACCTACTTTGAAACAGATTAACAAGgatgtaattaaataactgaaaacttcagacaccccaaaaatattttttcattttaaatcagTCGATTACATTTagttttgaataccttcattattttaaatgatattcgtgtgttttgctaagtcagtaattctacttcatttctaattcgatactcatgatttgtataataatatgtcacgATGTCACGTTTACGTTTTTACTGATTTTACAAGAGAAACATGAGAAAAACCATAAGGAAAAACGAAAAacacagtgacagcaaaccggccagtattaaattattaaaatagtatgcaacctcgctaaaacatttaattggcgcctgttgcagtcgtaacttttagaccggGCACAAtcaaaaagggatttaaaaacacaaacgaCACAACCTactttaaaacatagtgtaatcgattctactctcgattctgagcaaactactttctggttttcagttatttaattaacaactttTATAAGCAGCGGTttcataagaaaaaaatacaagttttactTCTAAAATTCAATTTTTGTTGACTCCATTGTAATGAATTTACTGGAGATAATTTTGTAATCACTGTCACACATTGTGTGCAAAAGAACAATTTTTTGGTCCAAATCGAACAGAAGAATGGCTGAGGATACATTAtatcatataatataatttatatgttGTGTGTGGTGTGTTATAGTCGGCGATGGCGCTGGGGCGCGGCTGGGCGGCGTGGCGCTGGCGGTGCTGGCGCGTGCGGCGCTGCACGCGCGGCTGTATGTTGTGTGTGGTgtgttatgaaatgaaatgaaaattaaattaaatgaaacgaAATGAGATGAACAATTACTATTATAAGTACATAAGTCAGTATGCTCGCTTCGCTTATATTTGAATGAAGTTTCACGTGGGCCAACTATGTAGTACaaatgaaagaaataaagaaagaaaatacatttattcacaatgtaatacaagacacaacaatattattaaatacaaatagacaacacgtaggaaagtatgtgtcaaaTAGCACAAAAATGTGCAAGAATATGGCAAGAATATACTGGCAAGGTTTTTTTACGTTACTATTTCCACTGCATAAAAAAACAAGGAATATGTTCTATACAGCTAACCAGAAATGAAAacagggtgaagccagacgaacgttatttctgctgcattcgctTTCATAGAAAAATCCAGTTTGTGACAcagcgactcaaaatgagttggACAAACCAAAATTACTCGACCGAAAAtacgcatttaaaaaaatacgtgtgcTCGTCTGGCTGCACACCTCTTACTAACTACCGGTTTTCAAAACAggaacttattttaaaattatgtagaaTGCGGTAACGTTCTTCAGTAAATAATAAGATGTAtggcttataaaataaatgagatgAAAAAAAGGAACGAAGAGAAAGGAGAAATAAAACGTGAAATCACTAGGTATGTTTATCGTTATTAATAGTGTTTTGGACGACAGTTACTTTATTGACCGATAGGTGTCGCTGTACTTAAAATAACCTAGATAACGTTTGACTGACTGTAAAACCATAAGATTGTTGAATGATTGAGGATTAAACGGATTGGCATAGCAACGGTGTTTGATGTAAACAAAGTGGTCCATACGAGCGGATAGGAaacagtgacagtgacagtgagTAGGAAGTGAAGTATAGACAGTGTAGTGCAAAGAGGTAAGTACAGTGAAGTGAAGTGTCAGTGTCAGTGAAACGAACTTAGCGGAAAAATCGTAGCTGTCAAAGACTTGCAAAATTTCAGAATCTTATTCTATGGACTTAGTAAATTCAGCGCGCGAAATTTAAAgacttgtaaaattttcaaaattctttctatGGACTTAAAAAAATCGAAGTGGTATTTGTATGGTTTATTCTATGGACTTAGacaaatttgaataattttaggacttgtaatttttttggacTTTTATCCTATGGACTtgtaaattttttcaaaattaacgTGTTTATAAAAGAGGGTTTCAAGATGTCAAAAGAACTTTTGGGACTAATAGCTGAACAAGAACAGGCGATGGGGATTATCcaaaaatgcaaataaattttaagaacACAGGAAAAGCGAGATTGACAAGAGGATATGTCAAAGCGAGAAAAGAAACTTTAGAGGAATATTGGAAGAATTTTGTGGAGACAAATCGAGAAGATTGTTTATACAATACCTGGCCACCCAGCAAGGTATTGTATAAACAAATCATCCGTCACATCTGTGGAAAAAGACACCATACACTGTTGCATAGAGGTTACACATACAGCCATTCCATGAGAGAGAAAAACTTAAGAGAACAAGAGAGATAGAACATGAGAAACAAATCAGAGAAGCAAAACATGAGAGACAAAACAGAGAAACAAAACATGAGAAACAAAACAGAGAGATAAAACAACAGAAACAGAGCAGAGAGATAAACCAGAGAttgaaaacaatgaaaataccAACCAGAAAcaaaaacgagcaagtaggaAGAGAGATAAATAATCACAAAGAGAAGGAGTAGATGAGTTACATGATAAAACAATGACAAAGTATAAAGAAAACTACATAAAGAAGATAGAGATGAAGCACAACAGAAGAATAGAAAATCAAAACCAATCAACACCAAATTTTAATTCGGGAGAATCCAGACTACAAAATTGTAGATTCAATAGCGAAAAGTTCACGACAAAGCCAAAcagaagaaaataattataaaacgcACAAACAAAAGTTAAATTAGAGTAAACCAAACGAAACGAGAATAAAGAGAAACTTACCTTAACCGAGGGATAAGTACCTGCATAGAGAAATCTAAATAGAACCAAAAATAACTTATCTTTCCGAAACCTAGCGTAGATAATGAAATCCTGAAATCACGTcgtgtttatacaagaaaacTAAAGACAAAGATGTATTCAAAATTTAGAAGAAAAAGCAATAGAATGATTTGACTATGATACAAAGAACAATAAATACAGTCCACTTAAAGAAGAATCGAGCTATATGAAGAAAAATCTGTGCTTTATCAGTCAGTAACGTGTTTGGACAGTTTTGGAGTTAACATAAAGTACAGTCGTCACAATTTTACAGTAAAATGACTTTAGTCATTTTAGGCGGGAGTATGTTTTGGACGACAGTTACTTTATTGACCGATAGGTGTCgctgtacttaaaaataacctaGATAACGTTTGACTGACTGTAAAACCATAAGATTGTTGAATGATTGAGGATTAAACGGATTGGCATAGCAACGGTGTTTGATGTTAACAAATAGTAATAGACAAGACAAGGTGTCTGTTGTACAATATTTGTCAGATGTATCTGATGAGATGAGAGAGAGAAGTCGTAAGCTGGTCAGGCGGTCGGGTCACGCTTCACGCTTCACGCTACGGCCGCCTGCAGCGCGCGCCAGTGGGCCTGGCGCTCGGCGCGCAGTGCGGCGCCGCGCCCTCCAGCAGCGCGCTCAGCAGCGGCGCGTGCGCCTGCGCCGCCTCCGCGTAGCGCGAGCCCGCCGCGCCGTCGCTGCGCACAGACGCTTCCACGGTAATGTCATCTGAAAACAATTGAAAAACTATTATAGTTATACGCTTTCaaactgatttattttattttgtctattttattttattcggaaaaccaACAGCTTAAATTAACTCAGGTGGATTGCAAAACATGTAACAATAAAGCCAATTAAAGGTTCATCATTAGTACTTTGTACGTATTTCGCATCTGTATCGAGTAGAAGCTTTaatatattacgagtataccCGAGGTATTAGAGATATTAATCGTATACACCGTCGGTGAATCATACGTAAACCATTTCGACACTCGGTAAAAACTATTATTAGTTTGCGCTGTAAACTGTCATTtccttttattatttactagcggcctgccccggcttcgcacgggcaaagtaaaaaaaaacggccaagtgcgagtcgggctctcgtacgaagggttccgtacctatacaacattagacattagcataaaacggcaaaaaaacacgtttgctgtatcagatcggagccccccttaaacatttattttgttctgtttgtatttattatttttaaatgattttgatataaaatataatcacaataattttaaatgtatgttttatttataaaatcgttttacttcaaaacgatttttatagtctatggtcattcattacgaatggcacatcactaagtgggcggtgcccgtccatgaagtacggtattctctgtagtacattgtaccgaaaattattgtaaaacttgacgtgcgtgatctgtcaaaagttaaataaacatagATGTGCCGTACTTACCGCAGAAAGACGGCCAGGGCAAAAATAGCAAAGTCCGGCACGTGCTGAGCTCCAGTAGAACTTGGTGCGCTCGCGCCGTGGCGCCGTGCCGCGGCACCCCctcccccgcccccgccccctcGTCCGCATACGAGTCGTGTGCGGTGACACGCGCGTGGCCGACGCACCGCGCGCCGCACAGGAAGCGCGCCGTGTACCGCCACGACGTATAGTTGCTCCACTGCTCCTCTATCCACCATGACTCGCTGCATACATATCAAACTTGAGTTATATCATAACATAACTATCAACTTTGACCGACGTATTGTGCGTGATTGCCGCAGAACGCCCTCGAACGTctgttaataattatattttaattaattttcagatAATTACATCCATTAATGTTAGTAAAAAGTATACAAATAACTTATCAATCTATTGTTAgtaaaaattacagttaaatgtcaacagtttaaaataaaaataaaaatttattacaaaattaataaattaaatgtccgaaaaataataataataataataataaaattaaaggaGCCGTTGGAATGGAGGCATAGGTGCGTTAATGAGGTCGCATGTGACAGTCACTGCAGTAAAATAATTTCAAGCCTTCATCGACAATGAACATAGCATCAAGACGCTACTTTCCTTTTGTCAAAGAACCTCACGATATAATCATCACAAGGTAATCAAACGCAAGTGCAAGCGTACGATATGGGCgatcaataaaaaaagtttttttgcttgACTTGCTTTGACTGtaccttttgttgactgtactgaacgtgtattgtcacccaaattacatttgcacaCCAAATTTTAAGCTGATGCCagtaactgttgaagagttcggtcctatggagacgatcctggccggactaccggatgtcactaccagattattgtataccaaatttcaagtcaatccaactacaggaagttggtcgaatttaacttgcaagatttgattacaaaaaaactaataaaaggttgtaaaaaggAAAAACGCACTCCTCTGTGGAATCTTTTCACCGGAAATGTCAACGAGGTAACTACTTTAAATCTAGCaatctacgaacaaataatatatttatttattcgtagctagCAATTAAATAATCTCGCAGGCGTCTGTGAAAAAGTTTCATAGCGTTTCAGTTCGGTTTCTTCGAGTGcattacatattacatacatGTGATTGTAATGTGCGTGCAAGTTGTTGAAGTCTGCGAGATGCGCGGCGAGCACGTGCGGTGGCGTGCGTGGGGCGGCGCCCTCCAGCCGCGCGTGCAGCGCCGCACGCGCCAGCAGCACCACcagcgccagcgccgccgcGCAGCGCCAGCGCCACGCCGCCCAGCCGCGCCCCAGCGCCATCGCCGACTATAAAACACCACACACAACATACAGCCGCGCGTGCAGCGCCGcacgcgccagcagcgccaccagcgccagcgccgccgcGCAGCGCCAGCGCCACGCCGCCCAGCCGCGCCCCAGCGCCATCGCCGACTATAACACACCACACACAACATACAGCCGCGCGTGCAGCGCCGcacgcgccagcagcgccaccagcgccagcgccgccgcGCAGCGCCAGCGCCACGCCGCCCAGCCGCGCCCCAGCGCCATCGCCGACTATAACACACCACACACAACATACAGCCGCGCGTGCAGCGCCGcacgcgccagcagcgccaccagcgccagcgccgccgcGCAGCGCCAGCGCCACGCCGCCCAGCCGCGCCCCAGCGCCATCGCCGACTATAACACACCACACACAACATACAGCCGCGCGTGCAGCGCCGcacgcgccagcagcgccaccagcgccagcgccgccgcGCAGCGCCAGCGCCACGCCGCCCAGCCGCGCCCCAGCGCCATCGCCGA
Protein-coding regions in this window:
- the LOC141428782 gene encoding uncharacterized protein; the encoded protein is MALGRGWAAWRWRCAAALALVVLLARAALHARLEGAAPRTPPHVLAAHLADFNNLHAHYNHIESWWIEEQWSNYTSWRYTARFLCGARCVGHARVTAHDSYADEGAGAGEGVPRHGATARAHQVLLELSTCRTLLFLPWPSFCDDITVEASVRSDGAAGSRYAEAAQAHAPLLSALLEGAAPHCAPSARPTGARCRRP